In a genomic window of Glycine max cultivar Williams 82 chromosome 13, Glycine_max_v4.0, whole genome shotgun sequence:
- the LOC100798719 gene encoding auxin response factor 6 isoform X2, whose amino-acid sequence MRLSSAGFSPPPQEGENRVLDSELWHACAGPLVSLPAVGSRVVYFPQGHSEQVAVSTNKEVDAHIPNYPSLPPQLICQLHNMTMHADAETDEVYAQMTLQPLNPQEQKEAYLPAELGTPSKQPTNYFCKTLTASDTSTHGGFSVPRRAAEKVFPPLDFSQQPPAQELIARDLHGNEWKFRHIFRGQPKRHLLTTGWSVFVSAKRLVAGDSVLFIWNEKNQLLLGIRRANRPQTVMPSSVLSSDSMHLGLLAAAAHAAATNSRFTIFYNPRASPSEFVIPLAKYVKAVYHTRVSVGMRFRMLFETEESSVRRYMGTITGISDLDPVRWQNSHWRSVKVGWDESTAGDRQPRVSLWEIEPLTTFPMYPSPFPLRLKRPWPPGLPSFHGMKDDDFGPNSPLLWLRDPDRGLPSLNFQGIGINPWMQPRFDPTMLNMQTDMYQAAAVQDMRSLDPSKQHSASLLPFQQPQNFPNRTAALMQAQMLQQSQPQQIFGNTQENQHSPQSQAHLQQHLQHQHSFNSQHHHHHQQQQQRQQHQVVDNQQISSAVSTMSQFVSAPQPQSPPMQVISSMCQQQNFSDSNGNTVTTIVSPLHSILGSFPQDETSHLLNLPRTSSWIPVQNSSGWPSKRVAVDPLLSSGASQCVLPQVEQLGQPQSTMSQNAISLPPFPGRECSIDQEGSNDPQNHLLFGVNIEPSSLLMPNGMSSLKGVCGNNGSSTLPYQSSNYLNTTTRTDSSLNHGMTPNIGDSGFLQCLEEAGQGNPLNKTFVKVYKSGSFGRSLDITKFSSYHELRGELARMFGLEGELEDPVRSGWQLVFVDRENDVLLLGDGPWPEFVNSVWCIKILSPQEVQQMGNNGLELLNSFPIQRLSNGICDDYVSRQDPRNLGTGITTVGSLDY is encoded by the exons ATGAGACTTTCTTCAGCTGGTTTTAGTCCTCCACCCCAGGAAG GGGAAAATCGAGTTCTAGATTCAGAACTTTGGCATGCATGTGCTGGTCCCCTTGTCTCTTTACCAGCAGTTGGAAGCCGCGTGGTATACTTTCCACAAGGTCACAGTGAACAG gTGGCTGTGTCGACCAACAAGGAAGTAGATGCTCATATCCCAAACTATCCAAGCTTGCCTCCTCAACTCATTTGTCAACTTCATAATATGACTATGCAT GCTGATGCGGAGACTGATGAAGTGTACGCGCAAATGACCTTGCAACCTCTGAATCCT CAAGAGCAAAAGGAGGCATACCTGCCAGCGGAGCTGGGCACCCCAAGTAAACAGCCAACAAACTATTTCTGCAAAACTTTGACAGCCAGTGACACAAGCACACATGGGGGATTCTCTGTGCCTCGCAGGGCAGCTGAAAAAGTGTTTCCTCCATTG GATTTCTCTCAACAACCTCCTGCTCAAGAATTAATTGCAAGGGATTTGCATGGTAATGAGTGGAAATTCAGGCATATCTTCCGGG GCCAGCCCAAAAGGCATCTACTTACAACCGGATGGAGTGTCTTTGTGAGTGCTAAAAGACTAGTTGCTGGTGATTCTGTGCTGTTTATCTG GAATGAAAAGAACCAACTACTACTTGGCATCCGCCGTGCTAATCGACCACAAACTGTGATGCCTTCTTCGGTGTTGTCAAGTGATAGTATGCACTTGGGGCTTCTTGCTGCAGCAGCTCATGCAGCTGCAACAAATAGTCGTTTCACCATCTTCTATAATCCACG TGCTAGCCCTTCAGAATTTGTCATACCATTAGCGAAGTATGTTAAAGCTGTGTATCATACTCGAGTTTCAGTTGGTATGCGGTTCAGGATGCTGTTTGAAACAGAGGAGTCAAGTGTGCGGAG ATACATGGGTACAATAACTGGCATTAGTGACCTGGATCCTGTCCGGTGGCAAAACTCACATTGGCGCTCCGTCAAG GTTGGCTGGGATGAATCCACTGCTGGAGACAGGCAACCTAGAGTGTCTCTTTGGGAAATTGAGCCATTAACTACATTTCCTATGTATCCATCTCCATTCCCCCTTAGGCTTAAACGGCCATGGCCTCCAGGACTGCCTTCATTCCATG GCATGAAGGATGACGATTTTGGCCCGAATTCACCTCTGTTGTGGCTCCGAGATCCTGATAGAGGGCTTCCGTCTCTTAATTTTCAGGGGATTGGGATTAATCCTTGGATGCAGCCAAGATTTGATCCCACCATGTTGAATATGCAAACAGACATGTACCAAGCTGCGGCTGTTCAGGACATGAGGAGTTTAGATCCTTCCAAACAGCATTCTGCTTCCTTACTTCCATTTCAGCAACCACAGAACTTCCCAAACAGGACTGCTGCTTTAATGCAGGCCCAGATGTTGCAGCAGTCACAACCTCAGCAGATTTTTGGAAATACTCAAGAGAATCAACATTCCCCACAATCTCAGGCTCATCTTCAGCAACATCTACAACATCAACACTCGTTCAATAGTCAgcatcatcatcaccaccagcaacaacaacagcgaCAGCAACATCAAGTGGTAGATAATCAACAGATTTCTAGTGCAGTCTCTACAATGTCTCAGTTTGTTTCAGCTCCTCAACCTCAATCACCACCTATGCAAGTTATCTCTTCCATGTGCCAACAGCAAAACTTTTCTGATTCAAACGGGAACACTGTGACTACTATTGTTTCTCCCCTGCACAGTATCTTGGGTTCTTTTCCCCAGGATGAAACATCTCACCTCCTGAACCTTCCTAGAACAAGCTCTTGGATTCCTGTTCAAAATTCAAGTGGGTGGCCCTCGAAGCGTGTTGCAGTGGATCCTCTCCTTTCTTCCGGAGCCTCTCAATGTGTTCTACCTCAGGTGGAGCAGCTAGGGCAGCCACAGAGTACCATGTCTCAAAATGCTATTTCTTTACCACCTTTTCCTGGTAGGGAGTGCTCAATAGACCAAGAAGGGAGCAATGATCCACAAAACCATCTCTTATTTGGTGTTAATATAGAGCCCTCGTCCCTTCTCATGCCTAATGGAATGTCAAGCCTTAAGGGGGTCTGTGGAAACAATGGCTCCTCAACCTTGCCATATCAATCTTCTAATTATCTGAATACTACCACACGGACTGATTCTTCATTGAATCATGGAATGACCCCCAACATAGGCGACTCGGGTTTCCTGCAGTGTCTGGAAGAGGCAGGACAAGGAAACCCACTGAACAAAACCTTTGTGAAG GTTTATAAGTCAGGGTCCTTTGGAAGGTCATTGGATATCACTAAATTCAGCAGCTACCATGAGCTGCGTGGTGAACTCGCTCGAATGTTTGGCCTTGAAGGCGAGTTGGAGGACCCTGTGAGATCAGGCTGGCAGCTTGTATTTGTAGACCGAGAGAACGATGTTCTTCTCCTTGGTGATGGCCCCTGGCC GGAATTCGTAAATAGCGTATGGTGCATAAAGATACTTTCTCCTCAGGAAGTGCAGCAGATGGGCAACAATGGCCTTGAGCTGTTGAACTCGTTTCCAATTCAAAGGCTCTCTAATGGCATCTGTGATGACTATGTGAGCCGTCAAGACCCAAGAAATTTAGGCACTGGGATAACAACCGTGGGGTCTTTAGACTACTAA
- the LOC100798719 gene encoding auxin response factor 6 isoform X1, whose product MRLSSAGFSPPPQEGENRVLDSELWHACAGPLVSLPAVGSRVVYFPQGHSEQVAVSTNKEVDAHIPNYPSLPPQLICQLHNMTMHADAETDEVYAQMTLQPLNPQEQKEAYLPAELGTPSKQPTNYFCKTLTASDTSTHGGFSVPRRAAEKVFPPLDFSQQPPAQELIARDLHGNEWKFRHIFRGQPKRHLLTTGWSVFVSAKRLVAGDSVLFIWNEKNQLLLGIRRANRPQTVMPSSVLSSDSMHLGLLAAAAHAAATNSRFTIFYNPRASPSEFVIPLAKYVKAVYHTRVSVGMRFRMLFETEESSVRRYMGTITGISDLDPVRWQNSHWRSVKVGWDESTAGDRQPRVSLWEIEPLTTFPMYPSPFPLRLKRPWPPGLPSFHAGMKDDDFGPNSPLLWLRDPDRGLPSLNFQGIGINPWMQPRFDPTMLNMQTDMYQAAAVQDMRSLDPSKQHSASLLPFQQPQNFPNRTAALMQAQMLQQSQPQQIFGNTQENQHSPQSQAHLQQHLQHQHSFNSQHHHHHQQQQQRQQHQVVDNQQISSAVSTMSQFVSAPQPQSPPMQVISSMCQQQNFSDSNGNTVTTIVSPLHSILGSFPQDETSHLLNLPRTSSWIPVQNSSGWPSKRVAVDPLLSSGASQCVLPQVEQLGQPQSTMSQNAISLPPFPGRECSIDQEGSNDPQNHLLFGVNIEPSSLLMPNGMSSLKGVCGNNGSSTLPYQSSNYLNTTTRTDSSLNHGMTPNIGDSGFLQCLEEAGQGNPLNKTFVKVYKSGSFGRSLDITKFSSYHELRGELARMFGLEGELEDPVRSGWQLVFVDRENDVLLLGDGPWPEFVNSVWCIKILSPQEVQQMGNNGLELLNSFPIQRLSNGICDDYVSRQDPRNLGTGITTVGSLDY is encoded by the exons ATGAGACTTTCTTCAGCTGGTTTTAGTCCTCCACCCCAGGAAG GGGAAAATCGAGTTCTAGATTCAGAACTTTGGCATGCATGTGCTGGTCCCCTTGTCTCTTTACCAGCAGTTGGAAGCCGCGTGGTATACTTTCCACAAGGTCACAGTGAACAG gTGGCTGTGTCGACCAACAAGGAAGTAGATGCTCATATCCCAAACTATCCAAGCTTGCCTCCTCAACTCATTTGTCAACTTCATAATATGACTATGCAT GCTGATGCGGAGACTGATGAAGTGTACGCGCAAATGACCTTGCAACCTCTGAATCCT CAAGAGCAAAAGGAGGCATACCTGCCAGCGGAGCTGGGCACCCCAAGTAAACAGCCAACAAACTATTTCTGCAAAACTTTGACAGCCAGTGACACAAGCACACATGGGGGATTCTCTGTGCCTCGCAGGGCAGCTGAAAAAGTGTTTCCTCCATTG GATTTCTCTCAACAACCTCCTGCTCAAGAATTAATTGCAAGGGATTTGCATGGTAATGAGTGGAAATTCAGGCATATCTTCCGGG GCCAGCCCAAAAGGCATCTACTTACAACCGGATGGAGTGTCTTTGTGAGTGCTAAAAGACTAGTTGCTGGTGATTCTGTGCTGTTTATCTG GAATGAAAAGAACCAACTACTACTTGGCATCCGCCGTGCTAATCGACCACAAACTGTGATGCCTTCTTCGGTGTTGTCAAGTGATAGTATGCACTTGGGGCTTCTTGCTGCAGCAGCTCATGCAGCTGCAACAAATAGTCGTTTCACCATCTTCTATAATCCACG TGCTAGCCCTTCAGAATTTGTCATACCATTAGCGAAGTATGTTAAAGCTGTGTATCATACTCGAGTTTCAGTTGGTATGCGGTTCAGGATGCTGTTTGAAACAGAGGAGTCAAGTGTGCGGAG ATACATGGGTACAATAACTGGCATTAGTGACCTGGATCCTGTCCGGTGGCAAAACTCACATTGGCGCTCCGTCAAG GTTGGCTGGGATGAATCCACTGCTGGAGACAGGCAACCTAGAGTGTCTCTTTGGGAAATTGAGCCATTAACTACATTTCCTATGTATCCATCTCCATTCCCCCTTAGGCTTAAACGGCCATGGCCTCCAGGACTGCCTTCATTCCATG CAGGCATGAAGGATGACGATTTTGGCCCGAATTCACCTCTGTTGTGGCTCCGAGATCCTGATAGAGGGCTTCCGTCTCTTAATTTTCAGGGGATTGGGATTAATCCTTGGATGCAGCCAAGATTTGATCCCACCATGTTGAATATGCAAACAGACATGTACCAAGCTGCGGCTGTTCAGGACATGAGGAGTTTAGATCCTTCCAAACAGCATTCTGCTTCCTTACTTCCATTTCAGCAACCACAGAACTTCCCAAACAGGACTGCTGCTTTAATGCAGGCCCAGATGTTGCAGCAGTCACAACCTCAGCAGATTTTTGGAAATACTCAAGAGAATCAACATTCCCCACAATCTCAGGCTCATCTTCAGCAACATCTACAACATCAACACTCGTTCAATAGTCAgcatcatcatcaccaccagcaacaacaacagcgaCAGCAACATCAAGTGGTAGATAATCAACAGATTTCTAGTGCAGTCTCTACAATGTCTCAGTTTGTTTCAGCTCCTCAACCTCAATCACCACCTATGCAAGTTATCTCTTCCATGTGCCAACAGCAAAACTTTTCTGATTCAAACGGGAACACTGTGACTACTATTGTTTCTCCCCTGCACAGTATCTTGGGTTCTTTTCCCCAGGATGAAACATCTCACCTCCTGAACCTTCCTAGAACAAGCTCTTGGATTCCTGTTCAAAATTCAAGTGGGTGGCCCTCGAAGCGTGTTGCAGTGGATCCTCTCCTTTCTTCCGGAGCCTCTCAATGTGTTCTACCTCAGGTGGAGCAGCTAGGGCAGCCACAGAGTACCATGTCTCAAAATGCTATTTCTTTACCACCTTTTCCTGGTAGGGAGTGCTCAATAGACCAAGAAGGGAGCAATGATCCACAAAACCATCTCTTATTTGGTGTTAATATAGAGCCCTCGTCCCTTCTCATGCCTAATGGAATGTCAAGCCTTAAGGGGGTCTGTGGAAACAATGGCTCCTCAACCTTGCCATATCAATCTTCTAATTATCTGAATACTACCACACGGACTGATTCTTCATTGAATCATGGAATGACCCCCAACATAGGCGACTCGGGTTTCCTGCAGTGTCTGGAAGAGGCAGGACAAGGAAACCCACTGAACAAAACCTTTGTGAAG GTTTATAAGTCAGGGTCCTTTGGAAGGTCATTGGATATCACTAAATTCAGCAGCTACCATGAGCTGCGTGGTGAACTCGCTCGAATGTTTGGCCTTGAAGGCGAGTTGGAGGACCCTGTGAGATCAGGCTGGCAGCTTGTATTTGTAGACCGAGAGAACGATGTTCTTCTCCTTGGTGATGGCCCCTGGCC GGAATTCGTAAATAGCGTATGGTGCATAAAGATACTTTCTCCTCAGGAAGTGCAGCAGATGGGCAACAATGGCCTTGAGCTGTTGAACTCGTTTCCAATTCAAAGGCTCTCTAATGGCATCTGTGATGACTATGTGAGCCGTCAAGACCCAAGAAATTTAGGCACTGGGATAACAACCGTGGGGTCTTTAGACTACTAA
- the LOC100305707 gene encoding 60S ribosomal protein L38, which translates to MPKQIHEIKDFLLTARRKDARSVKIKRSRDVVKFKVRCSKYLYTLCVFDPEKADKLKQSLPPGLSVQDL; encoded by the exons ATG CCTAAGCAAATCCACGAGATTAAGGATTTCCTTCTCACTGCCAGAAGGAAGGATGCGAGGTCAGTGAAGATCAAGAGGAGCAGAGATGTGGTTAAGTTCAAGGTCAGATGCTCCAAGTACCTCTACACACTTTGTGTGTTTGACCCAGAGAAAGCTGATAAATTGAAGCAATCTCTTCCTCCAG GTTTGAGTGTTCAAGACCTGTAA
- the LOC100791479 gene encoding pentatricopeptide repeat-containing protein At1g09900 — translation MPLLRFNHYLLPKLLASHFHANNNFSSIALSLHYATSSVFSASYSTTNLRHQTEGKYSNFGNFNDDLGKVGPGFQESLSFAASVSDGAEEEEGSSDDDESLEFINSFHGSNDKQTQNIASIEIDDSEFRHPVVREVCRLITLSSAWNPNFEGRLRHLLRSLKPSLVCAVLRSQADERVALNFFYWADRQWRYSHHPLVYYTLLDVLSKTKLCQGARRVLRLMTRRGIELSPEAFGCVMVSYSRAGKLRNALRVLTLMQKAGVEPNLSICNTTIYVLVKGCKLEKALRFLERMQVTGIKPDIVTYNSLIKGYCDLNRIEDALELIAGLPSKGCPPDKVSYYTVMGFLCKEKKIEQVKCLMEKMVQDSNLIPDQVTYNTLIHMLSKHGHADDALAFLKEAEDKGFHIDKVGYSAIVHSFCQKGRMDEAKSLVIDMYSRSCNPDVVTYTAIVDGFCRLGRIDEAKKMLQQMYKHGCKPNTVSYTALLNGLCHSGKSLEAREMINVSEEHWWTPNAITYGVVMHGFRREGKLSEACDLTREMVEKGFFPTPVEINLLIQSLCQNQKVVEAKKYLEECLNKGCAINVVNFTTVIHGFCQIGDMEAALSVLEDMYLSNKHPDAVTYTALFDALGKKGRLDEAAELIVKMLSKGLDPTPVTFRSVIHRYCQWGRVDDMLNLLDRMVKRKPFRTIYNHVIEKLCDFGNLEEAEKLLGKVLRTASKLDANTCHVLMESCLKKGVALSAYKVACQMFRRNLTPDLKLCEKVTKKLVLDGNLVEADKLMLRFVERGIQQK, via the coding sequence ATGCCACTTCTCAGGTTTAATCACTATCTACTGCCAAAACTTTTAGCCTCCCATTTCCATGCTAACAACAATTTCTCCTCTATTGCTTTGTCCCTTCATTATGCAACAAGTTCTGTTTTTTCTGCTTCTTATTCAACCACTAATCTCAGACATCAAACTGAGGGTAAATACAGCAACTTTGGGAATTTCAATGATGATTTAGGGAAAGTAGGTCctggttttcaagaaagctTAAGTTTTGCTGCAAGTGTTAGTGATGgggcagaagaagaagaggggTCTAGTGATGATGATGAGAGTCTTGAGTTTATCAATTCCTTTCATGGTAGCAACGATAAACAGACACAAAATATTGCAAGCATTGAAATTGATGACAGTGAATTTAGACACCCTGTGGTGAGAGAGGTTTGTAGGTTAATCACACTCAGCTCTGCTTGGAACCCTAATTTTGAAGGACGCTTGAGGCACTTATTGAGAAGCCTCAAACCCTCACTTGTTTGTGCCGTTTTGCGCTCTCAGGCCGACGAACGTGTTGCTTTGAACTTTTTCTATTGGGCTGATCGTCAATGGCGCTACAGTCATCACCCCCTTGTCTACTATACATTGTTGGATGTCCTTAGCAAGACCAAATTGTGCCAAGGTGCAAGGCGGGTTCTTCGGCTTATGACACGCCGCGGAATTGAATTGTCACCCGAAGCTTTTGGCTGCGTGATGGTGTCTTATAGCCGTGCAGGCAAGCTGAGGAATGCGTTGCGGGTTTTGACCTTGATGCAGAAAGCTGGGGTTGAGCCTAATTTGTCTATATGTAACACCACTATCTATGTTTTGGTGAAGGGTTGTAAACTGGAAAAGGCGCTGAGATTCTTGGAACGAATGCAGGTGACTGGAATCAAACCGGATATTGTCACTTACAACAGCTTGATCAAGGGTTACTGTGATTTGAATAGGATTGAAGATGCGTTGGAGCTTATTGCAGGATTGCCATCCAAGGGATGCCCTCCAGATAAAGTTAGTTATTATACTGTGATGGGTTTCCTCTgtaaggagaaaaaaattgaacaagtgAAGTGTTTAATGGAGAAAATGGTTCAGGATAGTAACTTAATACCAGATCAGGTTACATATAATACGCTTATCCACATGCTTTCAAAGCATGGACATGCAGATGATGCTCTTGCTTTCCTAAAGGAAGCAGAAGACAAGGGTTTCCACATTGACAAGGTTGGGTATAGTGCAATAGTTCACTCATTCTGTCAAAAGGGGAGGATGGATGAGGCAAAGAGTTTAGTGATTGATATGTACTCAAGATCATGTAATCCTGATGTAGTTACATATACTGCTATTGTTGATGGATTTTGTCGCTTGGGGAGGATAGATGAAGCAAAAAAGATGCTGCAGCAGATGTACAAACATGGGTGCAAGCCAAATACGGTATCATATACAGCTTTGTTGAATGGCCTCTGCCACAGTGGAAAATCATTAGAGGCAAGAGAGATGATAAATGTAAGTGAGGAGCATTGGTGGACCCCAAATGCCATCACTTATGGTGTCGTAATGCATGGGTTCCGTAGGGAGGGAAAATTGTCTGAGGCGTGTGATTTGACCAGGGAAATGgttgaaaagggctttttcccAACTCCAGTTGAAATTAACCTGCTAATACAGTCTCTCTGTCAAAATCAGAAAGTAGTAGaagctaaaaaatatttagaggaATGTCTGAATAAGGGGTGTGCCATTAATGTTGTAAACTTCACTACTGTAATTCATGGTTTTTGTCAGATCGGTGACATGGAAGCTGCTCTATCTGTGCTGGAGGACATGTACTTAAGCAACAAACATCCTGATGCTGTCACATATACGGCATTGTTTGATGCATTGGGAAAGAAAGGTAGATTGGATGAAGCAGCTGAGTTGATTGTAAAGATGCTCAGCAAAGGTTTGGATCCAACTCCTGTAACATTCAGGTCAGTTATCCACCGTTATTGTCAATGGGGTAGAGTTGATGATATGTTGAACTTATTGGATAGAATGGTCAAAAGGAAGCCATTTAGAACCATATACAATCATGTTATTGAAAAGCTTTGTGATTTTGGGAACCTTGAGGAGGCTGAGAAACTACTGGGGAAGGTATTGAGAACAGCATCAAAACTTGATGCTAATACATGCCATGTTCTGATGGAAAGCTGTCTGAAAAAAGGGGTTGCACTATCAGCGTATAAAGTGGCTTGTCAAATGTTTAGACGTAATTTAACTCCTGATTTAAAATTGTGCGAGAAAGTGACCAAGAAGCTAGTTTTAGATGGTAACTTGGTGGAGGCTGATAAACTTATGTTACGTTTTGTTGAGCGTGGAATACAACAAAAATGA
- the LOC100800652 gene encoding uncharacterized protein LOC100800652 isoform 2 (isoform 2 is encoded by transcript variant 2) has product MACSVPFNNKNLDISFFVFKPTIVIIDDLVHGLKHFSLTTESLGCVQSSIFRSIHGNMIIWYGAWQRRSSKEKEELTSTLKSMLSNISSMAVLIEHSFLEAYGGESRDGSSTAKFSTGDIISLNSAVTTTNDLNDLCYAVLAILRSRFAKMEGITAGLCFKGQSKPRVVCIHVWKSLHFCYSWILNSDHRNWMMPYLERFSINMKYDIFRVVYVRGDNVVDLNCISTHQMLENGKESSRQGQVMQN; this is encoded by the exons ATGGCATGTTCTGTGCCTTTTAACAACAAGAATTTGGATATaagtttctttgttttcaagCCAACTATTGTAATCATAGATGACCTTGTTCATGGACTCAAACACTTCTCCTTAACCACTGAGAGCCTTGGTTGTGTTCAAAGCTCTATATTTAGGAGCATCCATGGAAATATG ATCATATGGTATGGAGCATGGCAGAGGCGGTCGAGTAAGGAAAAAGAGGAGCTGACCTCAACCCTT AAATCAATGTTAAGCAACATATCAAGCATGGCTGTGTTAATTGAACACAGTTTCCTTGAAGCATACGGTGGAGAATCAAGAGATGGCTCTTCAACTGCAAAATTCTCCACTGGGGACATAATATCCTTGAACTCAGCAGTCACCACTACTAATGACCTCAATGACCTTTGCTACGCGGTCCTAGCCATTTTAAGGTCACGCTTTGCAAAAATGGAAGGCATAACCGCTGGCCTTTGCTTCAAGGGACAAAGCAAACCCAGAGTGGTGTGCATTCATGTCTGGAAGTCTCTCCATTTTTGTTACTCTTGGATTCTCAACTCTGACCACAGAAATTGGATGATGCCATATCTTGAACGCTTCTCTATCAACATGAAGTATGATATTTTCCGAGTAGTCTATGTTAGGGGTGACAATGTGGTTGATCTTAACTGCATTTCTACTCATCAGATGTTAGAAAATGGGAAAGAAAGTAGTAGGCAAGGGCAGGTTATGCAGAACTGA
- the LOC100800652 gene encoding uncharacterized protein LOC100800652 isoform 1 (isoform 1 is encoded by transcript variant 1), translating to MFMKNFYLSVNDNFRCHCFMIIWYGAWQRRSSKEKEELTSTLKSMLSNISSMAVLIEHSFLEAYGGESRDGSSTAKFSTGDIISLNSAVTTTNDLNDLCYAVLAILRSRFAKMEGITAGLCFKGQSKPRVVCIHVWKSLHFCYSWILNSDHRNWMMPYLERFSINMKYDIFRVVYVRGDNVVDLNCISTHQMLENGKESSRQGQVMQN from the exons ATGTTCATGAAGAACTTCTATCTTTCAGTGAATGACAACTTCAGATGCCATTGCTTCATG ATCATATGGTATGGAGCATGGCAGAGGCGGTCGAGTAAGGAAAAAGAGGAGCTGACCTCAACCCTT AAATCAATGTTAAGCAACATATCAAGCATGGCTGTGTTAATTGAACACAGTTTCCTTGAAGCATACGGTGGAGAATCAAGAGATGGCTCTTCAACTGCAAAATTCTCCACTGGGGACATAATATCCTTGAACTCAGCAGTCACCACTACTAATGACCTCAATGACCTTTGCTACGCGGTCCTAGCCATTTTAAGGTCACGCTTTGCAAAAATGGAAGGCATAACCGCTGGCCTTTGCTTCAAGGGACAAAGCAAACCCAGAGTGGTGTGCATTCATGTCTGGAAGTCTCTCCATTTTTGTTACTCTTGGATTCTCAACTCTGACCACAGAAATTGGATGATGCCATATCTTGAACGCTTCTCTATCAACATGAAGTATGATATTTTCCGAGTAGTCTATGTTAGGGGTGACAATGTGGTTGATCTTAACTGCATTTCTACTCATCAGATGTTAGAAAATGGGAAAGAAAGTAGTAGGCAAGGGCAGGTTATGCAGAACTGA